One Planktothrix serta PCC 8927 DNA segment encodes these proteins:
- a CDS encoding isochorismate synthase has product MPVFPSATPLLQDRQELHRFLLEFQHHGLQDYQTKILSIAHEIQWIDPLAVLQEFYHPNLIHFYFEKPQLEESFVAVDTALKFTTTGKDRFLEAQNFIQSCLDKTVIIGSKNSNLPKPYFCCSFTFFDQHFNSNLSLHQEAVHFPPTTIFLPKWQVIRKKNRCILIVNIVLKKNSKIENILSDVWYKSQQINALEKTSILSVACEIPSLLLTKQVETDPKPYLQFKQSVHSALDLIQAKSLKKLVLSQPIDVVSKKPFNLINSLNNLRFLYPDCYIFSTANGKGQQFIGASPERLISLKNQELITDALAGSAPRGKTPLEDINLGQELLNSEKNLREHQVVVDFIVERLLSLGLTPNLTSLPRLRQLTNIQHLWTPIQCQVSANIHLLEILAQLHPTPAVAGTPRDIAQQQIHHYETFDRSLYAAPIGWIDHQGNGEFVVGIRSALLDGNRARLYAGAGIVAGSEPEKELAEIQLKLQALLRALV; this is encoded by the coding sequence ATGCCAGTTTTTCCTTCTGCAACCCCGTTATTGCAAGATCGCCAAGAACTGCATCGCTTTTTGTTAGAGTTTCAGCATCATGGATTACAAGACTATCAGACTAAAATTCTGAGTATTGCTCATGAAATTCAATGGATTGATCCTTTAGCAGTTTTACAGGAGTTTTATCATCCGAATTTAATTCATTTTTATTTTGAGAAACCTCAACTTGAGGAGTCCTTTGTGGCGGTTGATACGGCTCTTAAATTTACGACGACCGGAAAGGATAGATTTTTGGAAGCGCAAAACTTTATTCAATCTTGTTTAGATAAAACCGTTATTATTGGTTCCAAAAATAGTAATTTACCTAAACCTTATTTTTGTTGTAGTTTTACCTTTTTTGATCAACATTTTAATTCTAATTTATCGCTTCATCAAGAGGCGGTTCATTTTCCGCCGACTACCATATTTTTACCCAAATGGCAAGTAATTAGAAAAAAGAATCGCTGCATTTTAATTGTTAATATTGTTTTAAAGAAAAACTCTAAAATTGAAAATATTTTGAGTGATGTTTGGTATAAAAGTCAACAAATTAATGCCTTAGAAAAAACCTCGATTCTTTCGGTTGCTTGTGAAATACCTAGTTTATTATTAACAAAACAAGTAGAAACTGATCCCAAACCCTATTTACAGTTTAAACAGTCTGTTCATTCGGCTTTAGATTTAATTCAAGCTAAATCTTTAAAGAAATTAGTCCTCTCTCAACCGATTGATGTGGTTTCTAAAAAGCCATTTAATCTGATTAATTCTTTAAATAATTTACGATTTCTATATCCAGATTGTTATATCTTTTCAACCGCAAATGGTAAGGGTCAACAATTTATTGGAGCCAGTCCAGAACGGTTAATTAGTCTAAAAAATCAGGAGTTAATCACCGATGCACTAGCGGGTTCAGCACCTCGCGGCAAAACTCCCCTGGAAGATATTAATTTAGGTCAAGAATTACTGAACAGTGAAAAAAATCTGCGCGAACATCAAGTGGTGGTAGATTTTATTGTTGAACGGTTATTAAGTTTAGGGTTAACTCCTAATTTAACAAGTTTACCTCGGTTAAGACAACTTACCAATATTCAACACCTATGGACTCCAATTCAATGTCAAGTTTCTGCGAATATTCATCTGTTGGAAATCTTAGCACAATTGCACCCAACTCCGGCTGTGGCGGGAACTCCTAGGGATATTGCTCAACAACAAATTCATCATTATGAAACCTTTGATCGTTCCCTTTATGCGGCTCCCATTGGTTGGATTGATCATCAAGGAAATGGAGAGTTTGTTGTGGGAATTCGTTCGGCTTTATTAGATGGAAATCGTGCTAGACTCTATGCTGGAGCCGGAATTGTTGCTGGGTCAGAACCGGAAAAAGAACTCGCTGAAATTCAGTTGAAATTACAAGCTTTATTAAGAGCGTTAGTTTAA
- the menA gene encoding 2-carboxy-1,4-naphthoquinone phytyltransferase: MTTELITASKNKLWLAAIKPPMYSVAIMPIWVGTAVAVFETSTINWKIFSTFMTAAILILAWENLLNDVFDSETGIDKNKHHSLVNLTGNKLFVLAIGNGCLALAILGLLAICWWQNDLTVLGLILLCCGLGYLYQGPPFRLGYQGLGEFLCFFAFGPLGVSAAYYSQTQSWSWVCLLTSIIVAIPITLVLFCSHFHQVEDDILAGKKSPIVRLGTERGAKLLPGVCGSIFVLTGGFVLLGILPIWTLLSFVAIPSAIKLCRHVSQYHNQPNLVSNCKFIAISLQFWSSLLLGVGLILH, translated from the coding sequence ATGACCACAGAATTGATTACAGCATCAAAAAATAAATTATGGTTAGCGGCAATTAAGCCTCCGATGTATAGTGTGGCAATTATGCCGATTTGGGTGGGTACTGCTGTTGCTGTATTTGAAACTTCTACAATCAATTGGAAGATTTTTAGTACCTTCATGACCGCCGCTATTTTAATTTTAGCTTGGGAAAACCTTCTGAATGATGTATTTGACTCAGAAACTGGAATTGACAAAAACAAACATCATTCTTTAGTCAATTTAACCGGAAATAAATTATTTGTTTTGGCAATAGGCAATGGTTGTTTAGCCTTAGCCATTTTAGGTTTATTAGCAATTTGTTGGTGGCAAAATGATTTAACGGTTTTAGGGTTAATTCTCCTTTGTTGTGGGTTGGGCTATTTATATCAAGGGCCTCCTTTTCGTTTAGGTTATCAAGGATTAGGAGAATTTTTATGTTTCTTTGCCTTTGGGCCGTTGGGGGTTTCTGCCGCCTATTATAGTCAAACTCAAAGCTGGTCGTGGGTTTGTTTACTCACATCAATTATTGTGGCAATTCCAATCACCTTAGTTCTATTTTGTTCCCATTTTCATCAAGTGGAAGATGATATTTTAGCGGGTAAAAAGTCCCCAATTGTTCGCTTAGGAACCGAACGGGGTGCAAAACTTTTACCTGGGGTTTGTGGGAGTATTTTTGTGCTCACGGGTGGATTTGTACTCTTAGGAATTTTACCCATTTGGACGTTACTCAGCTTTGTTGCTATTCCCTCGGCTATTAAACTCTGTCGTCATGTCAGCCAATATCATAACCAACCCAACTTAGTCAGCAATTGCAAATTTATTGCGATTTCTCTACAATTTTGGAGTAGCTTATTATTAGGAGTGGGGTTGATTTTGCATTAA
- a CDS encoding DoxX family protein, which translates to MMQFIPLIGRTFLATIFIHAAVNKIFDFANTQTLMAEKGLPFAAVLLVGTIIVQILGGLSLVVGYQTRWGAWLLILFLIPTTLVFHNFWDAPSEKIDFFKNLSIMGGLLMITYFGAGPVSVDEHITMSNTDFTDPDNP; encoded by the coding sequence ATGATGCAATTTATTCCGTTAATAGGACGGACATTTTTAGCAACAATTTTCATCCACGCTGCGGTTAATAAAATCTTTGATTTTGCTAATACTCAAACCCTGATGGCAGAAAAAGGATTACCGTTTGCGGCTGTATTATTAGTAGGAACCATTATTGTTCAAATTTTAGGAGGATTATCTTTAGTTGTTGGTTATCAAACTCGTTGGGGGGCTTGGCTTTTAATTCTATTCTTAATTCCGACAACTTTAGTGTTTCATAATTTTTGGGATGCACCTTCAGAAAAAATTGATTTCTTCAAAAATTTATCCATTATGGGCGGGTTACTGATGATTACCTATTTTGGTGCTGGGCCAGTGAGTGTTGATGAACATATTACCATGAGTAATACTGATTTTACTGATCCTGATAATCCCTAA
- a CDS encoding 2-succinylbenzoate--CoA ligase, which translates to MNLIDEINKKNLIFLNNKESFVDICKTQLNDLNQWINSNKNYPKILLSESDPILFLSAFVAAVTAKCPVFLCNPHWGEQEWMQVYQLVQPNLLISQGQISDYQNPCNNNHEILQNLIMIPTGGTSGNIKFAVHTWETLTASVRGVQEYFQTSTIDSFCTLPLYHVSGLMQWMRSLLTDGQLIITSFKTVEAEDWINFNPTDYFISLVPTQLQRLLQHPSLIDWLSQFQGILLGGAPPWLDLLEQSRFHQIPLALTYGMTETASQIVTLKPSDFLSGNNSSGKVLPHAQIKIYDENQEELKLNQPGLIKIESDALMLGYYQENFDPQLRINCFIPDDLGYWDKQGYLTLVGRQSNKIITGGENVFPSEVEMVIRSTGLVEDICVIGKPDQYWGEIVVAVYVSGFKQVNLVDLKQAIIGKLSKFKHPKLWISLEQLPRNSQGKLNQKLIQEWVRDYQDQ; encoded by the coding sequence ATGAATTTAATCGATGAAATTAACAAAAAAAATCTGATTTTTTTAAACAACAAAGAATCTTTCGTAGATATTTGTAAAACTCAATTAAACGATCTTAATCAATGGATTAATTCAAATAAAAATTATCCCAAAATTTTACTATCTGAATCTGATCCTATTTTATTTTTATCGGCTTTTGTGGCTGCGGTGACAGCAAAATGTCCGGTATTTTTATGTAATCCCCATTGGGGAGAACAAGAATGGATGCAAGTTTATCAATTAGTTCAACCTAATTTATTAATATCTCAAGGTCAAATCTCAGATTATCAAAACCCCTGCAATAATAATCATGAAATTCTCCAAAATTTGATTATGATTCCCACCGGAGGAACGTCAGGAAACATTAAGTTTGCTGTTCATACTTGGGAAACCTTAACGGCTTCAGTTCGAGGTGTTCAAGAGTATTTTCAAACTTCTACTATTGATTCTTTTTGTACTTTACCGCTTTATCATGTTAGTGGATTAATGCAGTGGATGCGATCGCTTTTAACAGATGGACAATTAATTATTACATCCTTTAAAACTGTAGAAGCAGAAGACTGGATTAATTTTAATCCTACTGATTATTTTATCTCCTTAGTTCCGACCCAACTCCAGCGTTTATTACAACATCCCTCCTTAATTGATTGGTTATCTCAATTTCAGGGAATATTATTAGGAGGAGCACCGCCTTGGTTAGACTTATTAGAACAAAGTCGTTTCCATCAAATTCCTCTCGCCTTAACCTATGGAATGACAGAAACCGCCTCCCAAATTGTCACCTTAAAACCTTCGGATTTTTTATCAGGGAATAATAGCTCTGGAAAGGTTTTACCCCATGCTCAAATTAAAATTTATGATGAAAATCAAGAAGAATTAAAACTTAATCAACCGGGACTAATTAAAATTGAATCAGATGCTTTAATGTTAGGATATTATCAGGAGAATTTTGACCCTCAATTGCGAATTAATTGTTTTATACCGGATGATTTAGGCTATTGGGATAAACAGGGATATTTAACATTAGTGGGGAGACAGAGTAATAAAATTATTACTGGGGGAGAAAATGTATTTCCTTCCGAAGTAGAAATGGTGATTCGTTCTACGGGTTTAGTTGAAGATATTTGTGTGATTGGAAAACCGGATCAATACTGGGGTGAAATCGTGGTTGCGGTGTATGTTTCTGGCTTTAAACAGGTTAATCTGGTGGATTTAAAACAGGCAATTATCGGAAAATTATCTAAATTCAAACATCCTAAATTATGGATTTCTTTAGAACAATTACCTCGCAATTCCCAGGGAAAATTAAATCAAAAACTGATTCAAGAATGGGTTAGGGATTATCAGGATCAGTAA
- a CDS encoding EndoU domain-containing protein gives MAKFFIKTPSHLGTKLLNWMGRFTGLTLLLFLNLFPNAAIASYSPKSEFLPFFDTVNNPVSVAVGGQQDLTPVPPRLNEFDQAVNKICGLPGNVVSPTEFKMMIKQFPGVFANIKQNVGGFIISGRTSNQEFLDDFTNAWFVVKGFDHVFCGELDYQEIGGLHYVGRYLDLQNKKLAGRLPNSDYRAEVLPGAVYSMGVVMKVRNQLVQSPFKGYAYTLNAEEILTIATKAFKNNSVNHPQTNACLLRITDNGKTFTNVFVSKNRGIRTFYSDVTPDYKKEPVCKR, from the coding sequence ATGGCTAAATTTTTCATCAAAACACCGAGTCATCTGGGAACTAAACTATTAAATTGGATGGGCAGATTCACGGGATTAACTCTATTACTATTTCTTAATCTTTTCCCGAATGCTGCTATTGCCAGTTATTCCCCTAAATCGGAATTTTTACCTTTTTTTGATACCGTTAATAATCCGGTTTCTGTAGCGGTCGGAGGTCAACAAGATTTAACCCCAGTTCCTCCCCGTTTAAATGAATTTGATCAAGCGGTTAATAAAATTTGTGGTTTACCAGGAAATGTAGTTAGTCCGACTGAGTTTAAAATGATGATCAAACAGTTTCCGGGTGTATTCGCTAATATTAAACAGAATGTCGGAGGCTTTATTATTTCTGGGCGAACTTCTAATCAAGAATTCCTGGATGATTTTACTAATGCTTGGTTTGTTGTCAAGGGATTTGATCACGTTTTCTGTGGAGAACTGGATTATCAAGAAATCGGAGGATTACACTATGTCGGACGTTATTTAGACTTACAAAATAAAAAATTAGCCGGACGTTTACCGAATTCTGATTATCGGGCGGAAGTTCTTCCGGGTGCGGTTTATTCTATGGGAGTTGTGATGAAAGTACGCAATCAATTAGTCCAATCTCCTTTTAAGGGATATGCCTATACTTTGAATGCGGAAGAAATATTAACTATTGCTACTAAAGCTTTTAAAAATAACTCCGTTAATCACCCTCAAACTAATGCTTGTTTGCTCAGAATAACGGATAATGGAAAAACGTTTACTAATGTTTTTGTTTCTAAAAATAGAGGAATTCGCACCTTTTATAGTGATGTGACTCCTGATTATAAAAAAGAGCCTGTTTGTAAGCGTTAG
- a CDS encoding DUF4327 family protein — MSQKVIHPMDKFQRQVHSLVKSDIIKPSESLWKIALLYGDEWKFWKQELLEFGFSMQDPISELLAVEAWDEDEE; from the coding sequence ATGAGCCAAAAGGTTATACACCCGATGGATAAGTTTCAACGTCAGGTGCATTCCCTGGTCAAGTCTGACATTATCAAACCTTCCGAGAGTCTGTGGAAAATTGCCCTTCTCTATGGCGATGAATGGAAATTTTGGAAGCAGGAATTGTTAGAGTTTGGTTTCTCCATGCAAGATCCCATCAGCGAGTTATTAGCCGTTGAAGCCTGGGATGAAGACGAAGAGTAG
- a CDS encoding protein kinase domain-containing protein: protein MLTLTLLDPQQKTPLRQWTFAQEAIIRIGRAADNQVVIVDPLVSRYHLELHHPSDETQSSPWLIVSKGTNGTFINGILTTQGLVGDGALIELAKGGPLLQVKLQASVIVIPANAPACNHEGNTGGNLFCIHCGFPIQVERTVRQYQVLRTIGRGGMGTTTLAWDSTTAKSAVPVVVVLKEMNADMAQIAKAQELFEREARTLKALNHPGIPKFYDFFVEEGKKYLVMEMIHGTDLEQYIHQRGPVIPQQAIQWMMQTCEVLDYIHSLDPPIIHRDIKPANLLLRRRDHRIVVLDFGAVKEIGTPPGTRIGAEGYSAPEQDRGQPMIQSDLYAIGTTLIFLLTAETPLKFYGKRGNSYGFELDNVPTITPQLRKVIEQATEYRPKDRYQTASDLSQALAHCLNS, encoded by the coding sequence ATGCTAACCCTAACGTTGTTAGATCCCCAACAAAAAACGCCCCTGAGACAGTGGACATTTGCACAGGAAGCAATTATCCGCATTGGACGAGCAGCAGATAATCAGGTTGTCATTGTTGATCCCTTAGTCTCCCGGTATCATCTGGAGTTACATCATCCCTCAGACGAAACCCAGAGTTCTCCTTGGTTAATCGTGAGTAAGGGAACCAATGGTACTTTTATTAATGGTATTCTCACGACTCAGGGATTAGTGGGAGATGGAGCTTTAATTGAATTGGCCAAAGGTGGCCCTCTATTACAAGTTAAACTCCAAGCCAGCGTGATTGTGATTCCAGCTAACGCCCCTGCTTGTAACCATGAGGGCAACACGGGGGGAAATCTATTTTGTATCCATTGTGGGTTTCCAATTCAGGTAGAACGCACGGTACGACAATATCAAGTGTTGAGAACCATCGGACGAGGAGGGATGGGAACAACAACTTTGGCGTGGGACTCCACCACCGCCAAATCTGCCGTGCCTGTTGTCGTCGTTCTCAAAGAAATGAACGCGGATATGGCACAAATTGCCAAAGCGCAAGAATTATTTGAACGAGAAGCCCGTACCCTAAAAGCCTTAAACCATCCGGGTATTCCCAAGTTTTACGACTTTTTCGTGGAAGAGGGTAAAAAATATTTAGTGATGGAAATGATCCATGGAACGGATCTCGAACAGTACATCCATCAACGGGGGCCAGTGATTCCCCAACAAGCCATTCAGTGGATGATGCAAACCTGTGAGGTATTGGACTATATTCACTCACTCGATCCGCCCATTATCCACCGAGATATCAAACCTGCCAATTTACTCTTGCGACGACGAGATCACCGCATTGTGGTTTTGGACTTTGGAGCCGTGAAAGAAATTGGAACCCCTCCGGGAACCCGAATTGGTGCAGAAGGATACAGCGCTCCTGAACAGGATCGGGGACAACCGATGATCCAGTCGGACTTATATGCGATCGGTACAACGTTAATTTTTTTACTGACCGCCGAAACACCCTTAAAATTTTATGGCAAACGGGGGAATAGTTATGGTTTTGAACTCGATAACGTTCCCACGATTACACCGCAACTGCGAAAAGTTATTGAACAAGCCACAGAATATCGACCCAAAGATCGGTATCAAACGGCTTCAGATCTATCTCAAGCTTTAGCCCATTGCCTAAATTCATGA
- a CDS encoding serine/threonine phosphatase, translated as MVVCPQCQFENPNLNKFCQRCGTSLTQKPCPECGTTVPLDTLQCQNCGTLTGTVYLAVVLPSSLATSQPEPAAESLNNDHLEGANTASDPTAESVLDRIDTEPPASLPDAQEPDSTPSPDQPGEEIFSPTDLESITIPAKDALEPPQELPPDPPGIEPLEQPSEAYLDPQERYQLLDPLPPLKAGETLTVKVLDTQPLQVSPLKALQDQTSTPSNPEVETFIIAAAQPYFSLTSQKPNYFPRLQDAWENPSYSVILLENFADFPLLSDLWSNRKTTPQQIVYWLGDLVELWVLLEPWGCRQSLLEISNLRVFSQNSQQLCLQQLYFEKLDDPLNLSDLGRMWQELFQQSQRTLVGSLTEVLRDLIEGKTQTVEQLRTDLMVVLDEINFPSTSTPLQADCQELPKPSLNQAPTVIPVQQLRHLEAIGRTDVGRQRDHNEDCFGMETHIKIQETPRGQILSARGLYILCDGMGGHAGGEVASQMAVDTLKNYFQNQGLQALPTEETLQDAILQANAAIYTENQQGVRSGSGRMGTTLVMALVVNHQVAVAHVGDSRLYRLTRKQGLQQITVDHEVGQREIQRGIDPALAYSRPDAYQLTQALGPREQQFVHPDIQFLEIEEDTVLILASDGLTDHDVLERFRETQLDPLLNPETDLATGVDDLIALGNQYNGHDNITAVVVRAWV; from the coding sequence ATGGTTGTTTGTCCCCAGTGTCAATTTGAAAACCCCAATCTCAACAAGTTTTGTCAACGCTGTGGTACTTCTCTCACCCAGAAACCTTGTCCTGAATGTGGAACAACGGTTCCCTTGGATACGCTTCAATGTCAAAACTGCGGGACATTAACCGGAACGGTTTATCTAGCGGTGGTTCTCCCTTCGTCTTTAGCTACTTCTCAACCTGAACCCGCCGCCGAGTCCTTAAATAATGACCATTTAGAGGGGGCTAACACAGCCTCTGACCCTACCGCCGAATCGGTTTTAGATCGGATTGATACCGAACCCCCCGCCTCCCTTCCAGACGCTCAGGAGCCAGATTCAACCCCATCCCCAGATCAACCCGGAGAAGAAATTTTCTCCCCAACAGACCTCGAATCCATCACCATTCCGGCTAAGGATGCCCTGGAACCCCCCCAAGAGCTACCCCCCGACCCCCCCGGTATTGAACCCCTGGAACAGCCCAGTGAGGCTTATTTAGACCCCCAGGAACGTTATCAACTTTTAGACCCTCTCCCCCCCCTAAAAGCGGGTGAAACTCTCACTGTTAAGGTTTTAGATACTCAACCGTTGCAGGTTTCCCCGTTAAAAGCTTTACAAGACCAAACTTCTACCCCCTCAAATCCAGAGGTAGAGACGTTTATTATTGCGGCGGCTCAACCCTATTTTTCCTTAACCTCTCAAAAGCCGAACTATTTCCCTCGGTTACAAGATGCTTGGGAAAATCCATCTTATAGTGTGATTCTATTAGAAAATTTTGCTGATTTTCCCCTATTATCTGACCTGTGGAGTAACAGAAAAACTACACCCCAACAAATTGTTTATTGGTTAGGGGATTTAGTTGAATTGTGGGTATTGTTAGAACCTTGGGGCTGTCGTCAAAGTTTACTAGAAATCTCAAATTTACGAGTCTTTTCTCAAAATTCTCAACAGTTATGTTTACAACAACTGTATTTTGAAAAGCTTGATGATCCCCTGAATTTATCAGATTTAGGGCGAATGTGGCAGGAGTTATTTCAACAATCTCAACGAACTTTGGTCGGTTCCTTAACAGAAGTATTACGGGATTTAATTGAAGGAAAAACTCAAACCGTTGAACAACTCCGAACCGATTTAATGGTCGTTTTAGATGAAATTAATTTTCCCTCTACCTCGACTCCTCTACAAGCAGACTGTCAGGAACTCCCCAAACCCTCTTTAAATCAGGCTCCAACGGTGATTCCAGTTCAACAACTCAGACATTTAGAAGCCATTGGACGCACGGATGTTGGACGTCAACGCGATCATAATGAAGACTGTTTTGGCATGGAAACCCACATCAAGATTCAAGAAACCCCCAGGGGACAGATATTGTCAGCACGGGGTTTATATATTCTTTGTGATGGCATGGGAGGACACGCCGGAGGAGAAGTGGCGAGTCAAATGGCCGTTGATACCCTGAAGAACTATTTCCAAAATCAAGGTTTACAAGCACTTCCGACGGAGGAAACTTTACAAGATGCCATTTTACAAGCCAACGCAGCGATTTATACTGAAAATCAACAAGGGGTACGTTCCGGGAGTGGCCGCATGGGAACTACATTAGTGATGGCGCTAGTGGTTAATCATCAAGTCGCCGTTGCCCATGTTGGTGATAGTCGATTATATCGTTTAACCCGCAAACAAGGGTTACAACAAATTACCGTTGATCATGAAGTTGGACAACGAGAAATTCAACGGGGAATTGATCCCGCTCTCGCCTATTCTCGCCCCGATGCCTATCAGTTAACACAAGCATTAGGCCCTAGAGAACAACAGTTTGTTCACCCCGATATTCAATTTTTGGAAATCGAGGAAGATACAGTTTTAATATTAGCCTCCGATGGTTTAACCGATCATGATGTCCTCGAAAGATTCCGTGAAACTCAGCTTGACCCTTTATTAAATCCTGAAACCGATTTAGCCACAGGAGTAGACGATTTAATTGCTTTGGGTAATCAATATAATGGTCACGATAATATTACGGCTGTTGTGGTTCGAGCTTGGGTGTAG